One Solanum lycopersicum chromosome 2, SLM_r2.1 genomic region harbors:
- the LOC101246110 gene encoding probable LRR receptor-like serine/threonine-protein kinase At3g47570: MGRSCDLLFALAVFVLIIFGHTSLSTVPNISTDEAALLALKSHISFSSNNILATNWSSSSPVCTWIGITCNSRHHRVTTLDISSMQLHGTIPPHLGNLSFLVSIIIDNNTFHGELPKELKLISVRRNNFTGAIPTFLSLLPELRIVHLSSNQFFGEIPSSLSNITQLQVLDMSKNFLKGEIPQELGDLHHMTLFNLENNQLTGSIPPSIFNITTMKKIGLTYNNLTGKLPATICDHLPNLEELHLSANYIHGVIPPNIGKCGKLQILSLSRNELTGTVPTEIGNLTELTSLYLGTLHLEGEIPASISNMSELQNLGFARNRLSGEIPMELGYLQKLLFLSLDTNELTGSIPASIFNMSALQILGIAENRLSGTLPSDLGRGMPDLDGFYCYQNTLSGLLPASISNASRLRVLELSYNSFTGPIPESVSDLENIEVLNLGANNFVSNLALSFLTSLTNCRKLKEITFAENPLDGFLPASIGNLSDSLQIFQGWYCKLKGFIPGEIGNLTGMIKMDLSQNELIGHIPKTIQGLKKLQELSLGGNKIKGTIPDVMCNLYDLGALDLSENLASGSIPPCLGNITSLRYLYLSNNRLNWTLPSSLWSLQDLIEFNISSNLLSGEIPLEIGNLKVVTLVDLSKNDFSGKIPNTLGGLDRMLSLSLAHNKLDGPIPDSFGKMLALEFLDLTNNNLSGEIPKSLEALVYVKYLNFSFNELSGAIPTGGPFANATGQSFLSNYGLCGDSKFRVSPCVIKSPKRSKRKKIILVLYILLGVGMLFLSLALTYVFLRWRKIKKNVDQADVFLLKGKHERISYYELEQATEGFDESNLLGSGSFSKVFKGILKDGTLLAAKVFNVQLEGAFKSFDTECEMLRNLRHRNLTKVITSCSNPDFKALVLEYMPNGTLDKWLYNHNFFLDMLQRLSIMIDVASAIDYLHNGYSTPVVHCDLKPSNVLLDNEMVGHVSDFGIAKLLGAGEDFVQTRTIATIGYIAPEYGQDGIVSTSCDVYSFGIVIMEMFTRRRPSDEIFTGEMNIRCWINDSFPSGIHKVVDSNLIRPGNEQIDAKMQCFSSIMKLALSCTVVTPDARISMEDALSTLKKIRLQFFNSLR; this comes from the exons ATGGGAAGAAGTTGTGATCTTCTCTTCGCTCTTGCAGTTTTCGTTCTGATAATTTTTGGCCATACATCTTTGTCTACTGTTCCAAATATTAGTACAGATGAAGCTGCTCTTCTTGCCTTGAAATCTCACATTTCTTTTAGTTCTAACAACATCTTAGCAACCAACTGGTCTTCTTCCAGTCCTGTTTGCACCTGGATTGGAATCACTTGCAACTCTCGCCATCATCGAGTCACAACTTTAGACATTTCTAGCATGCAACTTCATGGTACCATTCCTCCACACCTTGGAAACCTCTCATTTCTCGTTTCCATTATAATCGACAACAACACTTTCCATGGAGAGTTGCCAAAAGAGTTGAAACTGATCTCAGTCAGAAGAAATAACTTTACTGGTGCCATTCCAACATTTCTAAGTTTGTTACCAGAACTTCGCATTGTGCATCTTTCGAGCAACCAATTTTTCGGGGAAATCCCATCTTCCCTTTCCAACATAACACAGCTGCAAGTGTTGGATATGTCCAAAAATTTTCTCAAAGGAGAGATCCCTCAAGAACTCGGTGATCTTCATCACATGACTTTGTTCAATCTGGAAAATAACCAGCTTACTGGCTCTATACCACCATCAATCTTTAACATTACAACAATGAAAAAGATTGGTCTCACCTACAATAATCTTACGGGTAAGCTTCCAGCAACTATATGTGACCATCTTCCAAACTTGGAAGAGCTTCACCTCTCAGCCAATTACATACATGGCGTTATTCCACCAAACATAGGAAAATGCGGAAAGCTCCAAATCTTGTCATTATCTAGAAATGAGCTCACTGGAACTGTACCAACAGAGATAGGCAATTTAACGGAACTTACAAGCTTATACCTTGGAACTCTGCATCTGGAAG GAGAGATTCCAGCAAGCATTTCTAACATGTCAGAACTGCAGAACCTAGGATTTGCAAGAAACAGGCTTTCAG GAGAGATACCAATGGAACTAGGTTATCTTCAGAAACTACTGTTTCTGTCATTAGACACAAATGAGTTGACTGGTTCTATCCCTGCAAGCATTTTTAACATGTCAGCACTGCAGATCTTAGGAATTGCAGAAAACAGGCTTTCAGGTACTCTACCATCAGATTTAGGTCGTGGAATGCCTGACCTAGACGGATTCTATTGTTATCAGAATACTTTGAGTGGTTTGCTCCCTGCTTCTATCTCAAATGCTTCAAGACTCAGAGTTCTTGAACTCTCATATAACAGTTTCACAGGCCCAATTCCTGAATCAGTTAGTGACTTAGAAAACATTGAGGTCTTGAACTTGGGGGCGAATAATTTTGTCAGCAATTTAGCATTGAGCTTCTTGACATCTTTGACAAACTGTAGGAAACTGAAAGAAATCACTTTTGCGGAGAATCCCTTGGACGGTTTTTTGCCTGCCTCCATTGGGAATTTGTCTGATTCTCTGCAAATTTTCCAAGGATGGTATTGTAAACTGAAAGGATTCATTCCTGGAGAAATTGGCAATCTTACAGGTATGATAAAGATGGATTTGTCACAAAATGAGTTGATAGGACATATTCCAAAAACCATCCAAGGCTTGAAAAAACTTCAAGAACTTAGCTTAGGGGGCAACAAGATAAAAGGAACCATACCAGATGTTATGTGCAATTTATATGATCTTGGAGCATTAGATTTGTCAGAAAATCTAGCTTCTGGTTCCATACCGCCGTGCTTAGGGAACATTACCAGTTTGAGGTATCTTTATCTATCTAACAATAGACTGAATTGGACCTTACCTTCAAGCTTGTGGAGTCTTCAAGATCTCATAGAATTCAATATTTCGTCCAATTTATTAAGTGGGGAAATTCCTTTGGAGATTGGAAATTTAAAAGTTGTGACGCTCGTTGATCtgtcaaaaaatgattttagtgGTAAGATTCCTAACACACTAGGGGGTCTGGATAGAATGCTTAGTCTTTCTCTAGCACATAATAAATTAGATGGGCCTATTCCAGATTCATTTGGCAAAATGCTGGCCTTAGAATTCTTGGATTTGACCAATAACAATCTTAGTGGTGAAATTCCAAAGTCATTAGAAGCTCTCGTGTATGTCAAATACTTGAACTTCTCATTTAATGAACTCAGTGGAGCGATTCCCACTGGTGGTCCTTTTGCAAACGCCACAGGTCAATCTTTCTTGTCCAATTATGGACTCTGTGGTGATTCTAAGTTTCGTGTTTCACCATGCGTCATCAAATCTCCCAAGAGgtcaaagagaaaaaagataatCTTGGTTTTGTACATCCTTTTGGGAGTGGGTATGCTATTTCTCTCATTAGCCCTCACATATGTATTTTTAAGATGgagaaagataaagaagaatgtAGATCAAGCAGATGTCTTTCTGCTAAAAGGGAAACATGAAAGAATTTCTTACTATGAACTTGAACAAGCAACAGAAGGATTCGATGAAAGCAACTTGCTTGGTAGCGGGAGTTTCAGCAAGGTTTTCAAAGGGATACTTAAGGATGGAACTCTTTTAGCAGCAAAGGTATTCAATGTGCAATTGGAGGGTGCATTCAAAAGCTTTGATACAGAATGTGAGATGTTGCGCAACCTCCGCCATCGAAATCTTACAAAAGTGATCACCAGCTGCTCCAACCCTGACTTCAAAGCCTTGGTATTAGAATACATGCCGAATGGAACACTTGACAAATGGCTATACAATCACAACTTTTTCTTAGACATGTTGCAGAGATTAAGTATAATGATAGATGTTGCATCCGCAATAGACTATCTCCACAATGGCTATTCAACACCTGTGGTGCATTGTGACTTGAAGCCAAGCAACGTGTTGCTAGATAACGAAATGGTTGGTCATGTTAGCGACTTTGGCATTGCAAAATTGTTAGGTGCAGGGGAGGATTTTGTTCAAACAAGGACAATAGCAACCATTGGATATATTGCTCCAG AATATGGACAAGACGGAATAGTCTCCACCAGCTGTGATGTTTATAGTTTTGGCATCGTGATAATGGAGATGTTCACAAGAAGGCGACcaagtgatgaaatatttaccGGAGAAATGAATATACGATGTTGGATTAATGATTCTTTTCCGAGTGGTATTCATAAGGTGGTGGATTCCAATTTGATACGGCCAGGGAATGAACAAATCGATGCAAAGATGCAGTGTTTTTCATCTATCATGAAATTAGCTTTGAGTTGCACTGTAGTGACACCTGATGCAAGAATTAGCATGGAAGATGCTCTTTCAACACTCAAAAAGATCAGACTCCAGTTTTTCAATAGTCTCCGCTAG
- the LOC138337080 gene encoding probable LRR receptor-like serine/threonine-protein kinase At3g47570, whose product MGRSCNPLFALLIFILLDISLSNVPNISTDEAALLELKSHISFSPNNILATNWSSSTPVCSWIGITCTSRHHRVTALDISSMQLHGTIPPHLGNLSFLVSLNIGKNRFHGNLPQELAHLQRLRLIDIANNNFTGAIPSFLSLLVDLRILHLWSNQFSGKIPSSLSNLTKLEVLRIAGNFLEGEIPRELGDLHYMTALNLESNHLTGSIPPSIYNITTLRIIALSNNNLTGELPTTICDHLPNLEGLFLSKNILGGIIPPNFEKCKKLKFLSLSENKFTGTIPRELGNITNLAGLYLGLLHFKGEIPVELGNLKKLQILSLSGCKLTGSIPTSIFNMSALRAVVLDENMFSGNLPADLGSGIPSLETLICANNHLSGFISATISNASRLGMIDLSINSFTGPIPQSLGNLENLEVLNLQMNNFVSDSALSFLSSLTHCRKLKELKFAKNPLEGFFPASVRNFSDSLQIFEGWTCKLKGSIPQEIGNLTGVIRINFSQNNLTGHIPKTIQGMLNLQEFYLESNKIEGIIPDVICNLKKLGALYLSGNQFSGRVPPCLGKVTSMRYLYIADNMLNSSLPESLGSLTDLIEFNFSSNLLHGKIPIEIGNLKAATLIDLSKNDFLGMIPRTLEGLNRLMKLSLAHNKLDGPIPDSFGKMLALEYLDLSSNSLSGEIPKSLEALVYLKYLNFSFNELSGEIPTGGPFAKATDQSFLSNYGLCGDSKFHVSPCVTKSPKRSKKKKAILVLGVGMLFLALAFTYVFLRLRKKKKNAGQADVSLIKCHERISYYELEQATEGFSESNLLGNGSFSKVYKGILKDGTLLAAKVFNVQLEGAFKSFDTECEMLRNLRHRNLTKVITSCSNLDFKALVLEYMSNGTLDKWLYSHNLFLNLFQRLDIMIDVASAMVYLHNGCSNPVVHCDLKPSNVLLDQDMVGHVSDFGIAKLLGAGETFVQTRTIATIGYIAPEYGQDGIVSTSCDVYSFGILMMETFTRIRPGDERFTGDLSIRRWVSDSFPNEIQKVVDGNLVQLGDERIDAKMQCLLSVIELALSCTLATPDARISMEDSLSTLEKIRLQFVNSRH is encoded by the exons ATGGGAAGAAGTTGCAATCCTCTCTTTGCTCTTTTGATTTTCATTCTGCTTGATATATCACTCTCTAATGTTCCTAATATTAGTACTGATGAAGCTGCTCTTCTTGAATTAAAATCTCACATTTCTTTTAGTCCTAACAACATCTTAGCAACCAACTGGTCTTCTTCCACCCCTGTTTGCTCCTGGATTGGAATCACTTGCACCTCCCGACACCATCGAGTCACAGCTTTAGACATTTCTAGTATGCAGCTTCATGGTACCATTCCTCCACACCTTGGAAACCTCTCATTTCTTGTTTCTCTCAATATTGGTAAAAACAGATTTCATGGGAATTTGCCCCAAGAGTTGGCTCATTTGCAGAGGTTGAGATTGATTGATATCGCAAACAATAACTTTACTGGTGCCATTCCATCATTTTTAAGTTTGCTAGTAGACCTTCGTATTTTGCACCTGTGGAGCAATCAATTTTCAGGAAAAATCCCATCTTCCCTTTCCAATCTAACAAAGCTGGAAGTGTTAAGAATAGCGGGAAATTTCCTCGAAGGAGAGATCCCTCGAGAACTTGGTGATCTTCATTACATGACTGCTTTAAACCTGGAAAGTAACCATCTTACTGGCTCTATACCACCATCAATTTATAACATTACAACACTGCGAATCATTGCTCTTTCCAACAATAATCTTACAGGTGAGCTTCCAACAACTATATGTGACCATCTTCCAAACTTGGAAGGGCTTTTCCTCTCAAAAAACATCCTAGGTGGCATCATTCCACCAAACTTTGAAAAATGCAAAAAGCTCAAATTCTTGTCATTGTCTGAAAACAAGTTCACTGGAACTATACCGAGGGAGTTAGGCAACATAACAAATCTTGCAGGATTATACCTTGGATTGCTGCACTTCAAAG GAGAGATACCAGTGGAGCTAGGTAATCTTAAGAAACTACAGATTCTGTCATTATCCGGATGTAAGCTTACTGGTTCCATCCCCACAAGCATTTTCAACATGTCAGCGCTGAGGGCAGTCGTACTTGACGAAAACATGTTTTCAGGTAATCTACCAGCAGATTTAGGCAGTGGGATCCCCAGCCTAGAAACATTGATTTGTGCAAACAACCATCTGAGTGGATTTATATCTGCTACTATCTCAAATGCTTCAAGACTCGGTATGATTGATCTTTCAATCAACAGTTTCACAGGTCCAATTCCTCAATCACTTGGTAATTTAGAAAACCTTGAGGTTTTGAACCTGCAGATGAACAATTTTGTCAGCGATTCAGCATTGAGCTTCCTCTCATCTTTGACACACTGTAGGAAACTGAAAGAACTCAAATTTGCTAAGAATCCCTTGGAAGGCTTTTTCCCTGCATCCGTTCGAAATTTCTCTGATTCTCTGCAAATTTTCGAAGGATGGACTTGTAAACTGAAAGGCTCCATTCCTCAAGAAATTGGTAATCTTACCGGGGTGATAAGGataaatttttcacaaaataattTGACTGGACATATTCCAAAAACTATCCAAGGCATGCTGAACCTTCAAGAATTTTACCTAGAGAGCAACAAGATAGAAGGAATCATACCAGATGTTATCTGCAATTTAAAGAAACTTGGAGCATTATACTTGTCAGGTAATCAATTTTCTGGTCGCGTGCCACCTTGCTTAGGAAAAGTTACCAGTATGAGATATCTTTATATAGCAGATAACATGCTTAATTCGAGTTTACCCGAAAGCTTGGGGAGCCTTACTGATCTCATAGAGTTCAATTTTTCATCCAATTTATTGCATGGCAAAATTCCTATTGAGATTGGAAATTTAAAGGCTGCAACTCTTATTGATCTgtcaaaaaatgattttcttggTATGATTCCTAGAACTCTAGAGGGTCTGAATAGATTGATGAAACTTTCTCTAGCACATAATAAATTAGATGGGCCTATTCCAGATTCATTTGGCAAAATGCTGGCCTTGGAATACTTGGATTTGTCCAGTAACAGTCTTAGTGGTGAAATCCCAAAGTCATTAGAAGCTCTTGTGTATCTCAAATACTTGAACTTCTCATTTAATGAACTCAGTGGAGAAATTCCCACGGGCGGTCCTTTTGCAAAGGCCACAGATCAATCTTTCTTGTCCAATTATGGGCTCTGTGGTGATTCTAAGTTTCATGTTTCACCATGTGTCACCAAATCTCCCAAGaggtcaaagaaaaaaaaggcaaTATTGGTTTTGGGAGTGGGTATGCTATTTCTTGCATTAGCCTTCACATATGTATTTTTGAgattgagaaagaaaaaaaagaatgcaGGTCAAGCTGATGTGTCTCTGATAAAATGTCATGAAAGAATTTCCTATTATGAACTTGAACAAGCAACTGAAGGATTCAGTGAAAGCAACTTGCTTGGTAACGGGAGTTTCAGCAAGGTCTACAAAGGGATACTTAAAGATGGTACTCTTTTAGCAGCAAAGGTATTCAATGTGCAATTGGAGGGTGCATTCAAGAGTTTTGATACAGAATGTGAGATGTTGCGCAACCTCCGCCACCGAAATCTGACCAAAGTCATCACCAGTTGCTCCAACCTTGATTTCAAAGCCTTAGTGCTGGAATACATGTCCAATGGGACACTTGATAAATGGCTATACTCTCACAActtgttcttgaatttatttCAAAGATTAGATATAATGATAGATGTTGCATCTGCAATGGTCTATCTCCACAATGGGTGTTCGAATCCGGTGGTGCATTGTGACTTGAAGCCAAGCAATGTCTTGCTAGATCAAGACATGGTTGGCCATGTCAGTGATTTTGGCATTGCAAAATTGTTAGGCGCAGGGGAAACTTTTGTTCAAACGAGGACAATAGCAACCATTGGATATATTGCTCCAG AGTATGGACAAGATGGAATAGTATCCACGAGCTGTGATGTTTATAGTTTCGGCATCCTGATGATGGAGACGTTTACAAGAATCAGACCAGGTGATGAAAGATTCACTGGAGACTTGAGCATACGACGTTGGGTTAGTGATTCTTTTCCAAATGAGATTCAGAAGGTGGTGGATGGTAATTTGGTACAGCTAGGGGATGAACGAATTGACGCAAAGATGCAGTGTCTATTGTCTGTCATAGAGTTAGCTTTGAGCTGTACTTTAGCGACACCTGATGCAAGAATTAGTATGGAAGATTCTCTATCAACACTTGAAAAGATCAGGCTCCAGTTTGTCAATAGTCGCCACTAG